In Leptotrichia buccalis C-1013-b, the genomic window CTTCAAAGTCGGCTCCATTATATCTAACTTAAATTTTTCAAAAATTTCATCTGTAACAAACGGATTTGGACTGATAACTCCCATTCCTCCTGTATTTAAGCCTGTTTCATCTTCCCCTATCTTTTTATGATCCTTTGCGGACAATAGCGGTACAATTACTTTACTGTCTGTAAACGATAAAATCGAAACCTCTACTCCGTCCAGAAATTCTTCAATGACAACCTGATTTCCAGCATTTCCAAATTTTTCATCAACCATTATATCTTCCACAGCCTTAATTGCCTCATCCAGATTTTGAGCAATAATAACTCCCTTTCCTGCTGCAAGCCCGCTAGCCTTTATAACCACAGGAAAATCTTTCCAATTATTCAAAAATTCCTTAGCTTTTTCAGAATTATCGAAAATTTCATAAACTGCTGTCTTTATTCCATATTTTTTCATAAAATCCTTAGAATAAGCCTTACTTCCCTCAAGAATCGCGGCCTTTTTATCAGGCCCAAATATTTTCAGTCCATTTTTATGAAATTCATCCACAATTCCCTGAACAAGCAATTCCTCACTTCCCACAACTGTCAATTCCACATTATTATCTTTGGCAAACGAGATATACTCATCAATTGATCCTAAATTCACACTTTCAGCATTTGGTAACATTTCTACACAGGCATTTCCTGGAGCTATAAAAATTTTCTCCACCTTTTCATTTTGAGAAAGTTTCCAAGCAATCGCATGTTCTCTTCCACCAGCACCCACAATTAATATTTTCATCATTTCCTCCTTCAGAACTTCTACATTTCTAACTACCTTGTTTCCTTATATTTCTTGAATATATTTTAGCACATTTTCCTGTAATATTAAATGCAAAAAATTGAAAATTATTTATTTCTATCAATCATATATCATTATTTCCGAATAAATTTTATTTTCTTTCATAACTTTTTTAATCTAACTTCTGATGCCGTGGACAATCTATCAAAAAACAGTCATACAAAAATTTAGGATAAATTTTTACTTCTGGTTTATAATCTGTTTTCAATATTTTTTCATATTCCGCCTTCAAATTCTTTATTTGCCTTTTTATCTCCTTAATTTCTTCTTTTTTCTCAGATTTCGTACATTCTGTTAAAAATTCTCCATTTTTAATGCTCTCTATTTCTTCATCTTTAATCTTCAAAACTATTTTAAAATTTTCTTGTAATTTTTCTATTTCATTTAACTGCTTTAGAGAATAAAAATAGAATCTCAGCCACCAAGCTGGAAATTGATAATCTTGAATTTTAAACTTTGAATAAATTTTTTCACTTTTCTCATAACTTCCAGCCAAATAATATAGCTCTGCAAATTCTTCCTCAAAAAAATCATCATTATTAACAGTTTCTAACATTAATTCATTAATTTCATTCTCAATATTTTCAAATTCCCTTAATTGAATTTTATTCGCAATATAACTATATTTTATCTTAGCAAAATCCTCTTTTCCAAACTCAAAATCTTTTTTTACTAATTCTTCCAAAATTATTTTCGCCTCCTCGTTTTTTCCATTAACCATCAACAAATTCGCATATTCAAACTTATAAATCGGATTATTTTCTAATTCACAAGCTCTTTTATACATTGCTTCTGACTTATCGTATTTCCCAGCACCATAATAATCCGCTCCAAGTCCATAATAAGCCTTAGAATTATTTGGATTAAACGCCACAGCCTTTCTCAAAGTTCTAATCGCTCTCTTACTGCCATCTCTCTGATCATCATAATAATACCCTAAATTAGTATAAATCCGTGATTTTTCCTCATCAGTCAATTCATTTTCATATTTTTTAATAAACTCATTCAATAATTTATAAATATCCTTCCATTGATAAGTTAATTCATTGTAAACTGCCACTAATTGACAAACAACTTCCACATTTTTGGGATTTTCTTTCAATTTATTTTCCAAAAATATTTTATACTCTTCATAAACAGAATCGTAATCACTATTATTTCTAATTTTTTCTTGAATATATTTTATCCATTCTTTTATCGTTTTTCTTTCTAAATTTTTTTGTTTTTCCAATTTTCCTCCTAATCTAATTTCTGATGCATTGGACAATCAACTAAATAGCAAGTTTTATACATTTTTTCTAAATTTATTTTTGTATTTTGAGGCTTATAATTACTATTCATTATCTTTTTATATATCTCCAAAATCTTTTTTATTTCATTCTTTTCTTCTTCAATAAATTCATCAATCTCTTCTTCATTCCAGTATTTTTTGTCATAAATTTCTCCAACTTCAATTTTTTCAATATACTTATTATGTTTTTGAATCAATTCTGACAATTTGTTTTCTGCTTTCTTAAAATTTCCTAATTTTTTTAAACTGTAAAAATAAAATGAAAAACCCATATTATAATAAAAACGTTCTTCCCAGTCAAGTTCATCTATCTCTTTTTCAAAAACCAAGACACACCTATCGTATTCTTCAAATAAATAATATAAGTCTATAAGTTCTTCAAATAAAATTTGCTCATCATAATAATATTTCTCTAACGACACTTTCTCTAACAATTTATCCAGAATTGGCTCAGCCAATTTTTTATCATTGGTATAATGTAAGCACAGTGCCAATGCATATAAAATTCCTGCACTTTTAGGTTCCTTTTCATAACATCTCAATAGCATTTCTTTCGCTTTTTCAAAATAACCACAATAAAACAACGTTATCCCATAATTATAATCATCTTCTATTTCCTTCTCATCTGAAAATTTTTCCATTTCCTGAAAACATTCAAGTGCCTTTTTGTATTTTTTTCTTTTTAAATAATATTCTCCCAATACTTCCCATACAACCACTG contains:
- a CDS encoding tetratricopeptide repeat protein; translated protein: MKQTQKEWARYIQDEIKKNDSYDNYRHAFIEYMDYLEKCLLENPRDVEKVCQLAIAYFTVYQDGKKSVNVLEEFLKKYSKDLNDDEKAIIYQDLADLYEKDAYDDKMCKYYLTKLIKMGKQSVVVWEVLGEYYLKRKKYKKALECFQEMEKFSDEKEIEDDYNYGITLFYCGYFEKAKEMLLRCYEKEPKSAGILYALALCLHYTNDKKLAEPILDKLLEKVSLEKYYYDEQILFEELIDLYYLFEEYDRCVLVFEKEIDELDWEERFYYNMGFSFYFYSLKKLGNFKKAENKLSELIQKHNKYIEKIEVGEIYDKKYWNEEEIDEFIEEEKNEIKKILEIYKKIMNSNYKPQNTKINLEKMYKTCYLVDCPMHQKLD
- the purD gene encoding phosphoribosylamine--glycine ligase codes for the protein MKILIVGAGGREHAIAWKLSQNEKVEKIFIAPGNACVEMLPNAESVNLGSIDEYISFAKDNNVELTVVGSEELLVQGIVDEFHKNGLKIFGPDKKAAILEGSKAYSKDFMKKYGIKTAVYEIFDNSEKAKEFLNNWKDFPVVIKASGLAAGKGVIIAQNLDEAIKAVEDIMVDEKFGNAGNQVVIEEFLDGVEVSILSFTDSKVIVPLLSAKDHKKIGEDETGLNTGGMGVISPNPFVTDEIFEKFKLDIMEPTLKGMQAEGMDFAGVIFFGLMITKKGVYLLEYNMRMGDPETQAVLPLLENDLLELIEKSFDKKLSEIKVNWKPLHSCCVVAAAGGYPESYKKGDEITGVLDFKETEDNKVFICGAKVENGKLLTNGGRVLNAVALGNTLEEAQKKAYELLKTINFEGMYFRKDIGGRF
- a CDS encoding tetratricopeptide repeat protein; translation: MEKQKNLERKTIKEWIKYIQEKIRNNSDYDSVYEEYKIFLENKLKENPKNVEVVCQLVAVYNELTYQWKDIYKLLNEFIKKYENELTDEEKSRIYTNLGYYYDDQRDGSKRAIRTLRKAVAFNPNNSKAYYGLGADYYGAGKYDKSEAMYKRACELENNPIYKFEYANLLMVNGKNEEAKIILEELVKKDFEFGKEDFAKIKYSYIANKIQLREFENIENEINELMLETVNNDDFFEEEFAELYYLAGSYEKSEKIYSKFKIQDYQFPAWWLRFYFYSLKQLNEIEKLQENFKIVLKIKDEEIESIKNGEFLTECTKSEKKEEIKEIKRQIKNLKAEYEKILKTDYKPEVKIYPKFLYDCFLIDCPRHQKLD